The proteins below are encoded in one region of Pan paniscus chromosome 4, NHGRI_mPanPan1-v2.0_pri, whole genome shotgun sequence:
- the GDF9 gene encoding growth/differentiation factor 9 isoform X2, translated as MKKLYKTYATKEGIPKSNRSHLYNTVRLFTPCTRHKQAPGDQVTGILPSVELLFNLDRITTVEHLLKSVLLYNINNSVSFSSAVKCVCNLMIKESKSSSRTLGRAPYSFTFNSQFEFGKKHKWIQIDVTSLLQPLVASNKRSIHMSINFTCMKDQLEHPSAQNGLFNMTLLVSPSLILYLNDTSAQAYHSWYSLHYKRRPSQGPDQERSLSAYPVGEEAAEDGRSSHHRHRRGQETVSSELKKPLGPASFNLSEYFKQFLLPQNECELHDFRLSFSQLKWDNWIVAPHRYNPRYCKGDCPRAVGHRYGSPVHTMVQNIIYEKLDSSVPRPSCVPAKYSPLSVLTIEPDGSIAYKEYEDMIATKCTCR; from the exons ATGAAGAAGCTCTATAAGACATATGCTACCAAGGAAGGGATTCCTAAATCCAATAGAAGTCACCTCTACAACACTGTTCGGCTCTTCACCCCCTGTACCCGGCACAAGCAGGCTCCTGGAGACCAGGTAACAG gaaTCCTTCCATCAGTGGAACTGCTATTTAACCTGGATCGCATTACTACCGTTGAACACTTACTCAAGTCAGTCTTGCTGTACAATATCAACAActcagtttctttttcctctgctgtCAAATGTGTGTGCAAtctaatgataaaggagtcaaagTCTTCTAGCAGGACTCTCGGCAGAGCTCCATACTCATTTACCTTTAACTCACAGTTTGAATTtggaaagaaacacaaatggaTTCAGATTGATGTGACCAGCCTCCTTCAACCTTTAGTGGCCTCCAACAAGAGAAGTATTCACATGTCTATAAATTTTACTTGCATGAAAGACCAGCTGGAGCATCCTTCAGCACAGAATGGTTTGTTTAACATGACTCTTCTGGTGTCCCCCTCACTGATCTTATATTTGAATGACACAAGTGCTCAGGCTTATCACAGCTGGTATTCCCTTCACTATAAAAGGAGGCCTTCCCAGGGTCCTGACCAGGAGAGAAGTCTGTCTGCCTATCCTGTGGGAGAAGAGGCTGCTGAGGATGGGAGATCTTCCCATCACCGTCACCGCAGAGGTCAGGAAACTGTCAGTTCTGAATTGAAGAAGCCCTTGGGCCCAGCTTCCTTCAATCTGAGTGAATACTTCAAACAATTTCTTCTTCCCCAAAATGAGTGTGAGCTCCACGACTTTAGACTTAGCTTTAGTCAGCTGAAGTGGGACAACTGGATTGTGGCTCCGCACAGGTACAACCCTCGATACTGTAAAGGGGACTGTCCAAGGGCAGTTGGACACCGGTATGGCTCTCCAGTTCACACCATGGTACAGAACATCATCTACGAGAAGCTGGACTCCTCAGTGCCAAGACCGTCATGTGTACCTGCCAAATACAGCCCCTTGAGTGTTTTGACCATTGAGCCCGATGGCTCAATTGCCTATAAAGAGTACGAAGATATGATAGCTACAAAGTGCACCTGTCGTTAA
- the LOC100987427 gene encoding cytochrome b-c1 complex subunit 8, producing the protein MGREFGNLTRMRHVISYSLSPFEQRAYPHVFTKGIPNVLRRIRESFFRVVPQFVVFYLIYTWGTEEFERSKRKNPAAYENDK; encoded by the exons ATGGGCCGCGAGTTTGGGAATCTGACGCGGATGCGGCATGTGATCAGCTACAGCTTGTCACCTTTCGAGCAGCGCGCCTATCCGCACGTCTTCACTAAAGGAATCCCCAACGTTCTGCGCCGCATTCGGGAGTCTTTCTTTCGCGTGGTGCCGC agtttgtAGTGTTTTATCTTATCTACACATGGGGGACTGAAGAGTTCGAGAGATCCAAGAGGAAGAATCCAGCTGCCTATGAAAATGACAAATGA
- the GDF9 gene encoding growth/differentiation factor 9 isoform X1, whose translation MALPNKFLLWFCCFAWLCFPISLGSQASGGEAQIAASAELESGAMPWSLLQHIDERDRAGLLPALFKVLSVGRGGSPRLQPDSRALHYMKKLYKTYATKEGIPKSNRSHLYNTVRLFTPCTRHKQAPGDQVTGILPSVELLFNLDRITTVEHLLKSVLLYNINNSVSFSSAVKCVCNLMIKESKSSSRTLGRAPYSFTFNSQFEFGKKHKWIQIDVTSLLQPLVASNKRSIHMSINFTCMKDQLEHPSAQNGLFNMTLLVSPSLILYLNDTSAQAYHSWYSLHYKRRPSQGPDQERSLSAYPVGEEAAEDGRSSHHRHRRGQETVSSELKKPLGPASFNLSEYFKQFLLPQNECELHDFRLSFSQLKWDNWIVAPHRYNPRYCKGDCPRAVGHRYGSPVHTMVQNIIYEKLDSSVPRPSCVPAKYSPLSVLTIEPDGSIAYKEYEDMIATKCTCR comes from the exons ATGGCACTTCCCAACAAATTCCTCCTTTGGTTTTGCTGCTTTGCCTGGCTGTGTTTTCCTATTAGCCTTGGTTCTCAGGCTTCTGGGGGAGAAGCTCAGATTGCTGCTAGTGCTGAGTTGGAATCTGGGGCTATGCCTTGGTCCTTGCTGCAGCATATAGATGAGAGAGACAGAGCTGGCCTCCTTCCTGCGCTTTTCAAAGTTCTATCTGTTGGGCGAGGTGGGTCACCTAGGCTGCAGCCAGACTCCAGAGCTTTGCACTACATGAAGAAGCTCTATAAGACATATGCTACCAAGGAAGGGATTCCTAAATCCAATAGAAGTCACCTCTACAACACTGTTCGGCTCTTCACCCCCTGTACCCGGCACAAGCAGGCTCCTGGAGACCAGGTAACAG gaaTCCTTCCATCAGTGGAACTGCTATTTAACCTGGATCGCATTACTACCGTTGAACACTTACTCAAGTCAGTCTTGCTGTACAATATCAACAActcagtttctttttcctctgctgtCAAATGTGTGTGCAAtctaatgataaaggagtcaaagTCTTCTAGCAGGACTCTCGGCAGAGCTCCATACTCATTTACCTTTAACTCACAGTTTGAATTtggaaagaaacacaaatggaTTCAGATTGATGTGACCAGCCTCCTTCAACCTTTAGTGGCCTCCAACAAGAGAAGTATTCACATGTCTATAAATTTTACTTGCATGAAAGACCAGCTGGAGCATCCTTCAGCACAGAATGGTTTGTTTAACATGACTCTTCTGGTGTCCCCCTCACTGATCTTATATTTGAATGACACAAGTGCTCAGGCTTATCACAGCTGGTATTCCCTTCACTATAAAAGGAGGCCTTCCCAGGGTCCTGACCAGGAGAGAAGTCTGTCTGCCTATCCTGTGGGAGAAGAGGCTGCTGAGGATGGGAGATCTTCCCATCACCGTCACCGCAGAGGTCAGGAAACTGTCAGTTCTGAATTGAAGAAGCCCTTGGGCCCAGCTTCCTTCAATCTGAGTGAATACTTCAAACAATTTCTTCTTCCCCAAAATGAGTGTGAGCTCCACGACTTTAGACTTAGCTTTAGTCAGCTGAAGTGGGACAACTGGATTGTGGCTCCGCACAGGTACAACCCTCGATACTGTAAAGGGGACTGTCCAAGGGCAGTTGGACACCGGTATGGCTCTCCAGTTCACACCATGGTACAGAACATCATCTACGAGAAGCTGGACTCCTCAGTGCCAAGACCGTCATGTGTACCTGCCAAATACAGCCCCTTGAGTGTTTTGACCATTGAGCCCGATGGCTCAATTGCCTATAAAGAGTACGAAGATATGATAGCTACAAAGTGCACCTGTCGTTAA